GGGCAAAGGAATGGACATGATTCTGTAGGCAAATTACCATTAAATAGTGGATAATCATAATCTTAGATGAGTTAACGTGGTTGTGTTGAAACTGGCGTGCGATTCCAGGGATATTGAAGGCATGGGAACGTAACATCTGCACGACATTCCCACGCGGAGGTTGCCAGGCCATCATGGGGTATTATTGGGATGCAAAGAATGCTGGGTCTGGGCCTATACGAGGCCAGGAAATGAATGAATCGTTGCTCTGGGAGAGTCGATTATTCTCGACTGTTGACTAGGCAAATGGTGGTGGAGTAAATACTTGTCGAATGGCATGTGTTAAAATTGCGCGTGGACGTTTCAACTGGGGCGTACGAGTGAGTGCCAGTCGGGTGTGTCACAAGGTCCCTGCATAAGAGTTGCATTCGGAGCCTGGAGGTATGGTTACTTAATGATAAGCAATGACCAGTCGATCACTTGGATATGTAATGTGTATCATTTTCGGATGGTCGGTCTGCTATCAGATTGCTACTGTATTATTTCATGACGGTGTATTGCATAATGAGGAANNNNNNNNNNNNNNNNNNNNNNNNNNNNNNNNNNNNNNNNNNNNNNNNNNNNNNNNNNNNNNNNNNNNNNNNNNNNNNNNNNNNNNNNNNNNNNNNNNNNNNNNNNNNNNNNNNNNNNNNNNNNNNNNNNNNNNNNNNNNNNNNNNNNNNNNNNNNNNNNNNNNNNNNNNNNNNNNNNNNNNNNNNNNNNNNNNNNNNNNNNNNNNNNNNNNNNNNNNNNNNNNNNNNNNNNNNNNNNNNNNNNNNNNNNNNNNNNNNNNNNNNNNNNNNNNNNNNNNNNNNNNNNNNNNNNNNNNNNNNNNNNNNNNNNNNNNNNNNNNNNNNNNNNNNNNNNNNNNNNNACTTAACTTTGACGACCTTGCTCCTTgatttgagtttgagttaCAAATGAGAATTCTGAGTGGATCTCGGGTTGTATTTCTTACACCATTGTGTTTCTTTGCCTATATTAAGCAGCTGAAAGTATGAGCCCATTCGTATCGGTATTCGAATAAAGGATCTAGTACCCATGGCTTTGGGTAAACGATATAAAGGGCTGGCTATCCGCTTTGGCATATGATCCGTTGATCATGACTCAGTTGTATGCGCATGGTAGGCAAGTCAGAAGACCATTTGCGAGCGCAGGCAGCGAAGCACCCATAGCCTGATGGAGATTTACCGTCGCGAAACATATTTTGTTGTGGATGCTTTGTATCTTAACCTACTTTAGCTTGTAGAATACGTCACGATGCTATAGAAACACAGTCTTCGAGATATAGATGCATCAAGTAATTTCATCTAGTCTAGACCACGCAAATCGGAAGAGGAGcacttccatctcttctaGTTTTCCGCTTTATATTTGCGTCCAGAGAAGGTGCTTATGAGAGCCTTCATGTGACTCATACAGTAGCTTGCTGAAGCCCTTTAATCTAGAGTTGTGCGATCACCGACGAACAATAATAGTAAGAGTGACTTTTGAATCTATCATAACAACTGGAAATGGGCAAGCTGGAAACTTCACTGAAATGCATAACCACAACTGCTTCTACATTGAAACATTTATGACATGTAATAGCCTCGCTTTTCATGTATTTTTATCATGacaagcaagagaagaagacaagcAATTTTCAACAGGCTCGGAGACCGCCTGGAAAATGTCTTGAATTTCGTGTCCCAACGCCATGCCCTACCGATTTAATGGTGCAGTTTCATAGCAAGACCTGATGTTACATAATAGATGGTATTAGTATTCATGATGCAACAGGCTCAAATACATTGTTAAGATCACGTCTGCGCCATACTCGCTTGATACCTTAATGTTTCGCAACACGAATGGCTGCTTCGACTGTGGGCCACGATATTGGCATGAATCTGGATAAACTTGGTATTTTTGCTATCATATAGACTCTAAACGCAAAAGTCTATAGATATAGAGATACATTATATCCTCATTATCATCTCTATCTATCATCGCGATAATTCATGATGATACATGGATAGCGCGAGCCAATTGGTCAACTCTGGATGCAATCAATTAAAGTCGCGTCACGTAGTTAGCCCCTCTACGTGTTTTGACGCGTCGCCCCGTAATAAGCTTAAGCGCCAGGGATAACCCCACACAGCATCCGTGCCTTTGCCCTGGCAACTAAAATCTCCCCTCGACATTCAACAATCAATTCATCTACCAAGACTCGGTCAACCAAACCATTGCGTGCATCGTCACTTGTCAACTGTCAAACCGGTACAGACGATCAATATAATTCAAGCGCCGCAATGGCTACTCCCTCGAGCGATGCCGGCTTCATGATGTCGGATGCCCCCTCGCGGGCTGCCCCGACCCCTAGACGCAATATGGGCTTcccctcgtcttcctcagcACGCCCACGAGGGCCTCCTTCAGAGAATATGGGAGCCCCaagcgatgatgagggtgaTGGATTTGCGGATGATCAGGTTCCACGAAGCTCAAGGATCCCGAATTCTACTGAGATCAGTCGTGTTGAGGACAGAATTGGCCTGCTGGTTCAGGAACACTTTGAGTCCTTCATCGAGAAGTGAGTGCATCTACATAGACTCATTATACACATGGAACGTTGCCTAACCGTTCTGTGTGAAAATAGCTTTGCCGAGGACCCTATCAGTGCCCCAACGCCAAGCGCGCCTACACCCAGCGCTGTCACTACAGACAAGTACTATGTTGCCCAGATCAAAGGCATGCGCACATACTCGCTCTCGACATTCTACGTCGACTATAGACATTTGGCTGCATGGGAGAATGGCAGTTTGGCGGATGGTGTTATGCGCCAATACTATCGATTCCTCCCCTTTCTCACCGCTGCTTTACACAACATGATTGCAAAGTACGAGCCTATGTACTTCCGCGAACATCGCCAGCCCACAGCCTCGAGCAATCTCACGACTTCTGCGGCCAGTCATCTCGGCTCTGCCAGCCAATCCGAGTCGTCACACCGCAAGAATGAGCACCAACAAACCGACAAGCTCTTCTCTATCGCATTCTACAACTTGCCTCTAGTTTCCAGAGTCCGTGCCCTTCGAGCCGCCAACATTGGCCAGCTTCTTTCTATCTCTGGAACAGTCACTCGAACATCCGAAGTCCGTCCCGAGTTGTCTGTCGCTACTTTCACCTGCGAGGCTTGTCGCACAGTTGTGCCAAATGTTGAGCAGACCTTTCGATACACAGAACCTACCCAATGCCCCAACTCGACATGCCAGAACCGTGTGGCCTGGCAACTTGACATTCGTCGCAGTACCTTCGTCGATTGGCAGAAGGTTCGAATTCAGGAGAACAGTTCCGAGATTCCTACAGGCAGCATGCCTCGAACTATGGACGTTATTCTGCGTGGTGAAATTGTTGATCGCGCCAAGGCTGGAGAGAAGTGCATCTTCACTGGTGCCCTGATCGTCGTTCCTGATGTCAGCCAACTCGGCCTTCCAGGATTGCGACCGACTGCTATCCGCGACGACCGTAATGCGCCTAGAGGAGCCGATGCTGGTGGAAGTGGAATCAGCGGTCTCAAGGCTCTGGGTGTACGAGACTTGACATATCGTCTTGCCTTCCTTGCCTGCATGGTGAACCCGGACACTTCAACATCTGGCCAGTCGGCTGCCAGTGGCGCTGCCGATGTTGTCAATGCTTTGACACAGAACACAGCCAACGAGGGAGAGCAGTCAGTGGAAGATGCTCAAGCTGCTGTTCTAGCGTCCATGAACCCCTCTGAAATTGAGGACCTGCGAGCAATGGTCCACGGTGACCATATCTATTCCCGTCTTGTGCAATCTATTGCTCCCATGGTCTACGGCCATGAGGTCGTTAAGAAGGGTCTGCTGCTCCAACTCATGTCTGGTGTCCCCAAGAGCACGGCTGAGGGTATGCAACTTCGAGGTGATATCAACATTTGCATTGTCGGTGATCCTTCTACTTCCAAGTCCCAGTTCTTGAAATACGTGTGCTCTTTTGCGCCCCGTGCTGTTTACACCAGTGGCAAGGCATCGTCTGCCGCCGGTCTTACTGCTGCGGTAgtcaaggatgaagagacAGGCGAATTTACTATCGAGGCTGGTGCGCTCATGTTGGCAGACAATGGCGTCTGCGCTATTGATGAGTTCGACAAGATGGATATCGCAGATCAAGTCGCCATCCACGAGGCTATGGAACAGCAGACCATCTCGATCGCAAAGGCCGGTATTCAAGCCACGCTGAATGCCCGAACCAGTATTCTTGCAGCTGCTAACCCTGTTGGTGGTCGTTACAACCGCAAGACGACCCTCCGctccaacatcaacatgtcGGCACCTATCATGTCTCGTTTCGACCTCTTCTTTGTTGTCCTCGACGAGTGTAACGAACAAGTCGACCGCCACTTGGCAGAGCACATTGTTGGTATCCACCAGTTGCGTgacgaggctgttgagccCGAGTTCAGCACAGAACAACTTCAGCGATACATTCGTTTTGCAAAGACTTTCCGACCTGAGTTCACTGACGAGGCCAAGGATGTCCTCGTGGAGAAGTACAAGGAACTTCGCGCCGACGATGCTCAAGGAGGCGTGGGCAAAAACTCGTACCGAATTACAGTCCGTCAGCTCGAGAGTATGATTCGTCTCTCCGAGGCTATTGCCAAGGTCAACTGTGTGGAAGAGATTAGCTCTGAGATGGTTGTCGAGGCCTACAACCTCCTGCGACAGAGTATCATCTCCGTGGAGCACGATGACGTTGAGGTGTACGACGAAGAACCCGAAGAAGATAGCGAGACACTTCTCCGTGCCGCTGATGCTGCTTCCGGCCGTGGCCAAGAACACGACGCAGTCatggaggaagatgacacACAGCCTGGCCGTAGCAGTGTTGCCCCTGAAAGAAGGAAGCAAACCATCACATACGACAATTACATCAAGATGGTCAACATGTTTGTTCAGCATATTACCGATGCTGAGGTCGGTAACCTCGAAGGTGTTAACGGCGATGAATTGGTCAACTGGTACCTCGAGCagaaggaggatgagctCCAAGGTGAGGACGACTATCACCGAGAAAAGGCTCTCGCCAACATGGTGCTCAAAAAGATGGTCAAGGTAAGCAAAATACATCCATTCCCCTTTCCAAGACTTATACTGACTCGAAGTTACAGGAAAACATCCTCATGGCTCTCCGCGGCGAAGGCCTCACAGATGGTGAcgcaagctcttcaacagaTCCCTCCCAAATTATGTATATTGTGCACCCCAACTGTGCGGTCGAGGAAGTCTAATTATCTGTCTAAAACAAACGAGAAATTATAAATGGAAGGAGGCTAATATGCACGTCATGACTTAACGCCTTGGAAGACGGGCGTTTTAGGAGTTTGTGATACTACATTGTCGACTTGTTTCATCTAATTGTGAGCGACTGTGTATCATCGGATGAGTGGAATTTTAGAAGGGGATCTTGTTACGAGGATGTTGAATATGATAGATACCATTAATGTACAAACATTATATGAACAACATGGCAAATAAGTGTGGCATACATGTAGCGATTACATCTCATCtcacaacatcatcagcaccatATAGTGATATACCAGGGACATTCACTTGAGGCACTTAAAATGCGCGAAATTTGTATGATTGATCAATCGTCTGTCTGACAGAGCCTCGTACGCACTCGTTGATTTCGTCAAGGCGTAGAAACGCTCATCGTTCCCATCATAGTGATCTCTCTCCATAAGTCCGTTGCGGCTGTTTCTGATTTCCAGGTTTATCTGATCCAGCTCCTTCATACAAGAAGTACAAAATAAGAAGGGGAAAAAACCTAGCACATTCGATTATCGCGAACCCAGTCCCGACCCAGAGTAAAGCAGGTCATCAAACTTGTTACTCAGACGCCGTCCTCCCTTCCCCTGTCATCGAGAACATGGCGCATGTTTCAATTGGTTTGGGTTGTATGTGGCCCTTGAAGAGCCTGTCAAGTCCCCCCTTCCAGGCCATCTTATCATTTTCACAAAAAGCAATGCCCGCCATGTATGCTTTTATGAAGACAAAACAGAGCCCCAGTGTTATAAAgggagatgaagaaaaaaCAGAAAAAAGGTATAGCGTGTTTAACATGTGCGTAAGAAGCAAATGCTAGCACGTTGAGAAAGCCTGCAGTATATGGCTGTGCAGACAATTTATGTAGAAGCTCATTCCATGATATCCTGAAGACGGACATCGGAATGGTGGGAGTCGCTATGTACTGGGAGGTGAGACCAATGCATCAGCAGGTAAAGCGATAAACACAAGATGCGCTGCGAGTATTATGTAATAGACTGAGGATGGCGTCAGGCCGGTGTCTCGGCCGGTTTCCTCCAGCTTGCTTTGCTTTCCTAAGCAGCCAAAGAAGCAGGATTACTTGGGGCGCGACCCCAGTCAGAACCTCGACCGCGGTAGCTACCACGGCCTCCTCGACCTGAGCTTGTTGGGGGATGCTCTCCTCGTGAGCTCGACACATCTCGCTTGCCTCCTCGACGTTCATAGCCAGAGCCCCGGTTTCTGGGACCACCTCGTCCTTGCGAACCTCGACCACCTCGAGTTGCTGAGAAAGGAATAGTGACAGTTCTGGCTTCTTGCATATTAGGAAACATGATTCTCATAACATTGCCGCCGCCAACAACGTCGGCAGAGAAGTAGTATGGTTCCATAACAGTTGGCTGAACTGCAAATTTCTTCGGCAGAGGCTTGTTTGGTGCTAATGCCGGCTGCCAAGCGGCTTCGGGGGCCTTGTGTGGTAGTCGAATTTGAGGTAATGACCCCatctcttgctcttcaaaACATTCCTCGGCCATGGGTTTGGTGACAGGTGACAAGAGGCTCTTGTCAAAACGGGCGGGAGCTGAAACATTGTTCCTAGGTAGAGAAACCGTGGCTGAGTCGTGGTGAGCAACATGGTCCAGAGCACTCTTGCTTGCAGGGTCGACGCCAATTGACCTTTGGGGTGGAGATCTTGAACTATTACCAAGCAAACTGTTAATTCGGTTCTGCCACTTCTCTTGAGAAGACTCCCCGGCCGTCAATGGTGCACGATTAGGGCTCACAGGGCCCCGAGCGACATCCTTGAAGGATGGTGGGTGCGCCCAGCCGAACTGTACACGATTTGAGGGAGGTTGTGAGGTCGCCATAGATGGGGGTAGCTTCACCACAGGGTGAGGCTTTGGAAGCGACACATGAGGTTTCATAACATCACCCTCGTAAGCTGGGTGGCCTTCCATCGTGGGTGGCGGGGGGGTTGGCGATTTGGATCGCGATGGCTCATTTTCGTTGATTCTATCATGCGAGTCTCTCGTAGGGAAGAATCGAGATGTGCGGTTCTGTGAAGCTCCGGCCTGGCCTGGCACTCCGCCTCCCACCACTCCAACGTTATTAGGATCCTCCTTTGCATCATCACCAGGGCTCCTCCAGGGGCCAGCTGGCTGTGCTTCTTGAGGACCAATAGCGCGTCTTGTACCATCACCGGGAGCATGAACCTGGCGCCATGTATCTTTGATGACCGGTTGGGCATCCTCAAGACTAACACCACGTTCAGCGAGTAGGCGATCGCGCTCAACCCGCTCTGCTAATCGGCTAGCGCTCAGTTGTTTATCTTTTTCACCGACGGCAGTAATCCACTTGCTTGCCACATCAGATCCTGCCGGAGGATGAGGACCAGAGGAGCTGTATCGTGAAGGTCCAGAACCGATTGGGGCTGGAGGTTGAGGTCGGGCTTGAGAAGGTTGTCGTGGATTATTGGGAGGGGCGATAGGTGATGGCCCCTTGTTTCCTTGAGAACCAGGGCGATTATCCAGAGGTGCACGACCGATATCGGTGTTGAATGTGCCGTTACCGAGGCCTCGATCGTTATTAGGTGACCCCCAAACATTACTTCGGGGCTGCGAACCTGTACCCCAATTTGACACAGCTCTGTCCTGGCGTGATGCTGCAGCTGCCCCCCAAAGCTCACTAGGcttggcttcttggctgTGAGATACACGCCTCGCCGCTGGCGCTGTGCCCTGAGTGTGTCCAACTTTAGCATCAGAATCTTGAGGTTGCTGTCGAGCTGACGAAGCTGTTGCGGAGTGGTCACCATCCTGCTGCAATTGTGTAGGAGTTTGGTTTGCCGCGCTACTATGGTCACGTTGTTGAATATGTGTTGGGTGTGAAGCATCGTCAGACTTCTCTGcgagctccttcttctcggtcttcttctctggcgCAGGCCCCATAGCATCCAACTTTTTCTGAATGCGCTCCCGACGTTCAGCTTCCTCacgggcttcttcttcttggcgtcGTTTCCTAGCTAACTCGACACGTTCTCGcatgagcttcttctgataTTCGACCTCTTCGCTAGCAGGTTGAAGGGGAGGGGGTGGACCGGCAACTTGCTCAGGAAGAGGTGCAGGGTGGTGTGGTTGCGCAAAGGCAGGATTTGGAGAACCTCGAGGAGGCATCCAGCTAGAATGATGTTGCCCCCTTGGTGGGCCATGCGCTGAGGCTGAAAGATTGGGGGAGACGAGGCCATCAACGGAACCAACGAAAGACGGTCTACGGCCTTCCTGTAATTCGTGAGGGGCCAGGGGCACTTCACCTCCCTTATTCATACGCTGCATAAATGAGCCACTTCCGCCACTAACATTAGATGATCCTCGTCTTCTAGCGAAAGGAGGTTCCTGAGAAACTCTATTGGTCTGGAAAGCACCCGAGGGTTCAGCTGGATAATCCGGTTGGGGTGGTCGCTGTAATAGGGAAGGATGATGCCTTGGATGCTGTTCCATTCTCATCGAACCACGTCGATTGTCGTGTACAGGTTCGTAGCGGCCAGAATGGGAGTTAAACAATTCCCGGCCTCCGTGAGATGAACTGTCTCTCCAACGATTGAAATCATCCGCCGCAAATTCTTTTGGAGGCGGCGGAGTCATGCCCTTATTATGTGGCGGTCTAGCAAGACTGGCCTGTTCTGGAATAGGTGAAGCCTTCTCGACCGGAGGTAGAGGCGCCCACGGGGACTTGACAGGTGCCGGGGGAGCTGGAGGTTTGGCAACAAGAGTTGGTTTTTCCTGGGAGCCACTCTTCAAAATCAAACCCTTGCCCTGGGCCAGATTACTCGACTTCGTCAGGGGGGAGCTCACAGCAACAGGTGGAGCTGGAGACCGTGGTTTATCGAGGGGTTTGCCCTTGGACGCAACAGAACCACTGTCTGATGGCGGTGGTGGATGCTCGTCTGGGTGAGGGAGCGTCGTCTTCGTGCCATCTCCCCAAGTAATAGCTTCAGGGGCCCagtcttcatcgtcgtcgtcgatgTCTGCCCATTTGTTTTGCCCCTGTGCATCATCTTCGTTCAA
This DNA window, taken from Fusarium oxysporum f. sp. lycopersici 4287 chromosome 7, whole genome shotgun sequence, encodes the following:
- a CDS encoding minichromosome maintenance protein 6 — translated: MATPSSDAGFMMSDAPSRAAPTPRRNMGFPSSSSARPRGPPSENMGAPSDDEGDGFADDQVPRSSRIPNSTEISRVEDRIGLLVQEHFESFIENFAEDPISAPTPSAPTPSAVTTDKYYVAQIKGMRTYSLSTFYVDYRHLAAWENGSLADGVMRQYYRFLPFLTAALHNMIAKYEPMYFREHRQPTASSNLTTSAASHLGSASQSESSHRKNEHQQTDKLFSIAFYNLPLVSRVRALRAANIGQLLSISGTVTRTSEVRPELSVATFTCEACRTVVPNVEQTFRYTEPTQCPNSTCQNRVAWQLDIRRSTFVDWQKVRIQENSSEIPTGSMPRTMDVILRGEIVDRAKAGEKCIFTGALIVVPDVSQLGLPGLRPTAIRDDRNAPRGADAGGSGISGLKALGVRDLTYRLAFLACMVNPDTSTSGQSAASGAADVVNALTQNTANEGEQSVEDAQAAVLASMNPSEIEDLRAMVHGDHIYSRLVQSIAPMVYGHEVVKKGLLLQLMSGVPKSTAEGMQLRGDINICIVGDPSTSKSQFLKYVCSFAPRAVYTSGKASSAAGLTAAVVKDEETGEFTIEAGALMLADNGVCAIDEFDKMDIADQVAIHEAMEQQTISIAKAGIQATLNARTSILAAANPVGGRYNRKTTLRSNINMSAPIMSRFDLFFVVLDECNEQVDRHLAEHIVGIHQLRDEAVEPEFSTEQLQRYIRFAKTFRPEFTDEAKDVLVEKYKELRADDAQGGVGKNSYRITVRQLESMIRLSEAIAKVNCVEEISSEMVVEAYNLLRQSIISVEHDDVEVYDEEPEEDSETLLRAADAASGRGQEHDAVMEEDDTQPGRSSVAPERRKQTITYDNYIKMVNMFVQHITDAEVGNLEGVNGDELVNWYLEQKEDELQGEDDYHREKALANMVLKKMVKENILMALRGEGLTDGDASSSTDPSQIMYIVHPNCAVEEV